A genomic stretch from Frigoribacterium sp. PvP032 includes:
- a CDS encoding RDD family protein translates to MSDPTTHPPTTPTRARRTRAGRDSRSASAPTLRPDQVEFFDGADDQLVTGEAVGLDRRPTGFVLRVAGALIDYLSYVVVLVGLVLLVVSLNDRGAVDDATAQALMVASIVICLIGLPTVVETASHGRSLGKLATGARIVRTDGGAIGLRHALTRSLVGMLEIVMTTGGLAVVVALLNRSSRRLGDLMAGTYSRNERAPRMGRVVVQVPPHLGGWAGMADVARLPDPLARRVSSFLQQAPALRPDSRRRIAEALAAELAPFVSPLPETDPESLLAAVSALRREREGVALQREAALLDRLEPALTGTVRGFPRR, encoded by the coding sequence ATGTCCGACCCGACGACGCACCCGCCGACGACGCCGACCCGCGCGCGCCGGACGCGCGCAGGTCGCGACTCGAGGTCGGCGTCGGCCCCGACGCTGCGTCCCGACCAGGTCGAGTTCTTCGACGGCGCCGACGACCAGCTCGTCACGGGCGAGGCGGTCGGGCTCGACCGCCGTCCGACCGGCTTCGTCCTGCGCGTCGCGGGCGCCCTGATCGACTACCTCAGCTACGTCGTCGTGCTCGTCGGCCTCGTGCTGCTGGTCGTCTCGCTGAACGACCGCGGCGCCGTCGACGACGCCACGGCGCAGGCCCTGATGGTCGCGTCGATCGTCATCTGCCTGATCGGGCTGCCGACCGTGGTCGAGACGGCCTCGCACGGGCGGTCGCTCGGCAAGCTCGCGACGGGCGCGCGGATCGTGCGGACCGACGGAGGCGCGATCGGCCTCCGACACGCGCTCACCCGGTCGCTCGTCGGCATGCTCGAGATCGTGATGACGACGGGCGGGCTGGCGGTCGTCGTCGCCCTCCTCAACCGCTCGTCGCGGCGCCTCGGCGACCTCATGGCCGGCACCTACAGCCGCAACGAGCGGGCGCCGCGCATGGGGCGCGTCGTGGTCCAGGTGCCGCCGCACCTCGGCGGCTGGGCCGGCATGGCCGACGTGGCGCGCCTACCTGATCCCCTCGCCCGTCGTGTGTCGTCGTTCCTGCAGCAGGCGCCCGCCCTCCGCCCCGACAGCCGTCGGCGCATCGCCGAGGCCCTCGCCGCCGAGCTCGCCCCGTTCGTCTCCCCCCTGCCCGAGACGGACCCCGAGTCGCTGCTGGCGGCGGTCTCCGCGCTCCGTCGCGAGCGCGAGGGCGTCGCCCTGCAGCGTGAGGCCGCCCTGCTCGACAGGCTGGAGCCCGCCCTCACCGGGACGGTGCGCGGCTTCCCGCGACGCTGA
- the ahcY gene encoding adenosylhomocysteinase yields the protein MPTDTTTLPYKVADLSLAEAGRHQLRLAENEMPGLMALREEFGPTQPLAGARIAGSLHMTVQTAVLIETLTALGAQVRWASCNIFSTQDEAAAAIVVGPTGTPAQPQGVPVFAWKGETLDEYWWCTSQIFDWSAEAASAGASFTGPNMILDDGGDATMLVHKGREYELAGAVPDDAPGDSHEWRVILEVLRGSLAESTDRWTTIGAELQGVTEETTTGVHRLYELARAGELLFPAINVNDSVTKSKFDNKYGIRHSLPDGLMRATDVLIGGKVAFVAGYGDVGKGAAEALRGQGARVIVSEVDPINALQAAMDGYQVARLESVVETVDILVTGTGNLDVVTVDHLLALKHLAIVANVGHFDNEIDMAGLESLAGAERVEIKPQVHEWRLPTGRSVLVLSEGRLMNLGNATGHPSFVMSNSFTNQVLAQIELWAHRENYEIEVYVLPKHLDEKVARLHLDALGVELTTLTDAQAKYIGVSVDGPYKVDHYRY from the coding sequence ATGCCCACTGACACGACCACGCTGCCCTACAAGGTCGCCGACCTGTCCCTCGCCGAGGCCGGCCGACACCAGCTCCGCCTCGCCGAGAACGAGATGCCCGGCCTGATGGCCCTGCGGGAGGAGTTCGGCCCGACCCAGCCCCTCGCGGGCGCCCGCATCGCGGGCTCGCTCCACATGACGGTGCAGACCGCCGTGCTGATCGAGACCCTCACCGCCCTCGGCGCCCAGGTGCGCTGGGCGAGCTGCAACATCTTCTCCACGCAGGACGAGGCGGCGGCCGCGATCGTCGTCGGCCCGACCGGCACCCCGGCGCAGCCCCAGGGCGTGCCCGTCTTCGCCTGGAAGGGCGAGACCCTCGACGAGTACTGGTGGTGCACCTCCCAGATCTTCGACTGGTCAGCCGAGGCGGCCTCGGCCGGCGCCTCCTTCACGGGGCCGAACATGATCCTCGACGACGGCGGCGACGCCACGATGCTCGTGCACAAGGGCCGCGAGTACGAGCTCGCCGGCGCGGTGCCGGACGACGCCCCCGGCGACAGCCACGAGTGGCGCGTGATCCTCGAGGTTCTCCGCGGCTCGCTCGCCGAGTCGACCGACCGCTGGACGACCATCGGCGCCGAGCTGCAGGGCGTCACCGAGGAGACCACGACGGGCGTGCACCGCCTGTACGAGCTCGCCCGCGCCGGCGAGCTGCTGTTCCCCGCCATCAACGTCAACGACTCCGTCACGAAGTCCAAGTTCGACAACAAGTACGGCATCCGCCACTCGCTGCCCGACGGCCTGATGCGGGCCACCGACGTGCTCATCGGCGGCAAGGTCGCCTTCGTCGCGGGCTACGGCGACGTCGGCAAGGGCGCCGCGGAGGCGCTCCGCGGCCAGGGCGCACGCGTCATCGTGAGCGAGGTCGACCCGATCAACGCCCTCCAGGCCGCGATGGACGGCTACCAGGTGGCTCGTCTGGAGTCCGTCGTCGAGACCGTCGACATCCTCGTCACGGGCACCGGCAACCTCGACGTCGTGACGGTCGACCACCTCCTCGCCCTCAAGCACCTGGCGATCGTGGCGAACGTCGGCCACTTCGACAACGAGATCGACATGGCCGGGCTCGAGTCGCTCGCCGGCGCCGAGCGCGTCGAGATCAAGCCCCAGGTGCACGAGTGGCGCCTCCCCACCGGCCGCAGCGTGCTCGTGCTCAGCGAGGGCCGCCTGATGAACCTCGGCAACGCCACCGGCCACCCCTCGTTCGTGATGAGCAACTCGTTCACGAACCAGGTGCTCGCCCAGATCGAGCTGTGGGCGCACCGCGAGAACTACGAGATCGAGGTCTACGTGCTGCCGAAGCACCTCGACGAGAAGGTCGCGCGGCTGCACCTCGACGCCCTCGGGGTCGAGCTCACCACCCTCACCGACGCGCAGGCGAAGTACATCGGCGTCAGCGTCGACGGCCCCTACAAGGTCGACCACTACCGCTACTGA
- a CDS encoding stage II sporulation protein M: protein MDLDAYAAAHGHEWTELEALARRRRLTGPEADELIRLYQSGAAELSALQTAAGPSVVADRLSLTLSRARLRFTGAGRNLASQVPTFFVAQLPAALWRVRWLSIAVLLVTGVVATSFAVWAAGSPAVLASFGSEEFRRQFATEDFVNYYSESAPSSFTGQVWTNNAFIAAQCVAFGITGVWVPYVVLNNAMNVGISAGLMAEQGRLEYFFLYILPHGQLELYSIFVAGGAGLMIFWSWVAPGARTRGQALAQDGRALITVAVGLMLALLVSGVIEGFVTRQDWPWPIKIGIGTVALAGFLAYQWVLGGRAHRAGQTGDLDEFEAGATELVAG from the coding sequence ATGGATCTCGACGCCTACGCCGCCGCCCACGGTCACGAGTGGACCGAACTCGAGGCCCTGGCGCGCCGTCGGCGCCTGACCGGTCCCGAGGCCGACGAGCTGATCCGCCTCTACCAGTCGGGTGCCGCCGAGCTGTCGGCCCTGCAGACGGCCGCGGGCCCGTCCGTGGTCGCGGACCGCCTGTCGCTGACCCTCTCGCGGGCACGCCTCCGGTTCACCGGGGCCGGCCGCAACCTCGCCTCCCAGGTCCCGACCTTCTTCGTCGCCCAGCTGCCCGCTGCGCTCTGGCGGGTGCGCTGGCTGTCGATCGCCGTGCTGCTGGTCACCGGCGTCGTCGCGACGTCGTTCGCCGTCTGGGCAGCCGGGTCTCCTGCGGTGCTCGCGTCGTTCGGGTCGGAGGAGTTCCGCCGCCAGTTCGCGACCGAGGACTTCGTGAACTACTACTCGGAGAGCGCGCCCTCGTCGTTCACCGGCCAGGTCTGGACGAACAACGCCTTCATCGCCGCCCAGTGCGTCGCGTTCGGCATCACCGGGGTGTGGGTGCCCTACGTGGTGCTGAACAACGCCATGAACGTGGGCATCTCGGCGGGCCTGATGGCCGAGCAGGGGCGCCTCGAGTACTTCTTCCTGTACATCCTCCCGCACGGCCAGCTCGAGCTGTACAGCATCTTCGTGGCGGGCGGCGCGGGGCTGATGATCTTCTGGTCGTGGGTGGCACCCGGCGCGCGCACCCGCGGACAGGCGCTCGCCCAGGACGGCCGGGCGCTGATCACGGTCGCCGTGGGGCTCATGCTGGCGCTGCTCGTGTCGGGCGTGATCGAGGGCTTCGTCACCCGCCAGGACTGGCCGTGGCCGATCAAGATCGGCATCGGCACGGTGGCCCTGGCCGGGTTCCTCGCGTACCAGTGGGTGCTGGGCGGGCGGGCCCACCGGGCCGGGCAGACCGGCGACCTCGACGAGTTCGAGGCCGGGGCGACGGAGCTCGTCGCCGGCTGA
- a CDS encoding glycerophosphoryl diester phosphodiesterase membrane domain-containing protein, translating into MTDPNDWAAPGAQDAPRWGERVPTGPAAPAAPPAPPTGPPAYQGQQSPFGQQHPYGQQPSYGQTAAPQPQGGPGAWTPPPRPGLLPLRPFTFGEILSASFQVFRRNPRTTFGTALLAQVVLLVVTVGAAGGSAFFAFSRVESALPEDRDAVAAGAVATVVLATLVPVLLTVVVSALLQGLFVLETSRQLLGERLRLGGLWTLARGRIGALTGWSALLTLAYLVAAGLVVGVVVIGIVVGTGPSVGVGIGVGVLLGLGLLVLGAWLTIKLSLVPSALMLERMPLRAAVARSWSLVRGSFWRTFGVVALVFVMIQIATQVVTAPFSLLFGVFGSLISPTGDVDGSAIAVAAVAYVLTIAVSAVVTAIGSVVQAASVGLVYVDRRMRTEGLDLELVRHVEARGRGQVDLPDPWRSPEPQLPAQQRPDEQRPAQHRPDGQGGAPLQ; encoded by the coding sequence ATGACCGATCCGAACGACTGGGCGGCCCCCGGGGCGCAGGACGCACCGCGCTGGGGCGAGCGCGTCCCGACCGGGCCTGCTGCTCCTGCTGCTCCTCCTGCTCCGCCGACGGGTCCGCCCGCCTACCAGGGACAGCAGTCCCCCTTCGGACAGCAGCACCCATACGGGCAACAGCCCTCGTACGGGCAGACGGCCGCCCCGCAGCCGCAGGGCGGTCCCGGTGCCTGGACGCCGCCTCCTCGCCCTGGTCTGCTGCCGCTCCGTCCCTTCACGTTCGGCGAGATCCTCTCGGCGTCGTTCCAGGTGTTCCGTCGCAACCCGCGCACCACCTTCGGCACGGCCCTGCTGGCGCAGGTCGTGCTGCTCGTCGTCACCGTCGGCGCGGCCGGGGGCAGCGCGTTCTTCGCCTTCTCGCGCGTCGAGTCGGCGCTGCCGGAGGACCGCGACGCCGTCGCGGCCGGCGCCGTCGCGACCGTCGTGCTCGCCACCCTCGTCCCCGTGCTGCTCACCGTGGTCGTCAGCGCGCTGCTGCAGGGCCTGTTCGTGCTCGAGACCTCCCGTCAGCTGCTCGGCGAGCGCCTCCGGCTGGGCGGCCTCTGGACGCTGGCTCGAGGTCGCATCGGCGCGCTCACGGGCTGGTCGGCCCTGCTGACGCTCGCCTACCTGGTGGCCGCCGGCCTCGTGGTCGGGGTCGTCGTGATCGGCATCGTCGTCGGCACGGGGCCGAGCGTGGGCGTCGGCATCGGCGTCGGCGTGCTCCTCGGACTCGGCCTGCTCGTGCTCGGCGCCTGGCTCACGATCAAGCTCAGCCTGGTGCCCAGCGCCCTCATGCTCGAGCGGATGCCCCTGCGGGCGGCAGTCGCCCGCTCGTGGTCGCTCGTCCGCGGCTCGTTCTGGCGCACCTTCGGCGTCGTCGCGCTCGTCTTCGTGATGATCCAGATCGCCACGCAGGTCGTCACCGCGCCGTTCTCCCTGCTGTTCGGGGTCTTCGGCAGCCTCATCTCGCCCACCGGCGACGTGGACGGCAGCGCGATCGCGGTGGCGGCCGTCGCGTACGTCCTCACCATCGCCGTCAGCGCCGTCGTGACCGCCATCGGCTCCGTCGTCCAGGCCGCGTCCGTCGGCCTCGTCTACGTCGACCGGCGGATGCGGACCGAGGGGCTCGACCTCGAGCTGGTGCGCCACGTCGAGGCCCGCGGCCGCGGCCAGGTCGACCTGCCCGACCCGTGGCGCTCCCCCGAGCCGCAGCTGCCCGCGCAGCAGCGCCCCGACGAGCAGCGCCCCGCGCAGCACCGCCCCGACGGCCAGGGCGGGGCACCTCTGCAGTGA
- a CDS encoding DUF4350 domain-containing protein, whose product MTATTSTVRASARRARPWVALGVLALLGAVGAVLLSGSDASGGRALGPENPAPAGAKALVEVLRDEGVSVRVVSSLDQAREAAARPDTTVVVDDAGSYLVADQWSELGDAASSLVLLAPGATALDAVAPGVSAVAEVADGVRDLGCDVPELSQVERVHAAGLAYAAAGVDQGAGVDVTACVRDPDSDGSGLVVVDDGDRRVTVVGTTTALTNGTIATAGADDAAYALALLGQDDQLVWYLPGVDDVPEGAGTLATLTPSWVTPVLLLLTATAVAAMVWRGRRLGPLVVERMPVVVRASETTEGRARLYERSGQRRHALDQLRIGTLGRLARLAGLSSTSSVDEVIDRVAGLVGADPRGLRHVLVDADPADDAELVRLSDSLLDLERATARAAAPS is encoded by the coding sequence GTGACGGCGACGACGTCGACCGTGCGTGCCTCGGCCCGCCGGGCGCGGCCCTGGGTCGCGCTCGGCGTGCTCGCGCTGCTCGGCGCGGTCGGGGCGGTGCTCCTCAGCGGCTCGGACGCGTCCGGCGGCCGGGCGCTCGGCCCCGAGAACCCCGCGCCCGCCGGCGCGAAGGCCCTCGTCGAGGTCCTCCGCGACGAGGGCGTGTCCGTCCGCGTCGTGTCGTCGCTCGACCAGGCACGAGAGGCCGCTGCGCGTCCGGACACCACCGTGGTCGTCGACGACGCGGGCTCGTACCTCGTCGCCGACCAGTGGAGCGAGCTCGGCGACGCCGCGAGCTCGCTCGTCCTCCTCGCCCCGGGTGCCACGGCGCTGGACGCGGTCGCCCCCGGCGTCTCCGCCGTCGCCGAGGTCGCCGACGGGGTCCGTGACCTGGGCTGCGACGTGCCCGAGCTGTCGCAGGTCGAGCGCGTCCACGCCGCCGGCCTCGCGTACGCCGCCGCCGGCGTCGACCAGGGCGCCGGCGTCGACGTCACCGCGTGCGTCCGCGACCCCGACTCGGACGGCTCCGGGCTCGTCGTGGTCGACGACGGCGACCGCCGCGTCACGGTCGTCGGCACGACCACGGCGCTGACGAACGGCACGATCGCCACGGCGGGTGCCGACGACGCCGCCTACGCCCTCGCCCTGCTCGGGCAGGACGACCAGCTCGTCTGGTACCTCCCCGGCGTCGACGACGTCCCGGAGGGCGCCGGCACCCTCGCCACGCTGACGCCGAGCTGGGTCACGCCCGTGCTCCTCCTGCTCACCGCGACCGCGGTCGCCGCGATGGTCTGGCGCGGCCGTCGCCTCGGGCCGCTCGTGGTCGAGCGGATGCCCGTCGTCGTCCGCGCGTCCGAGACGACCGAGGGGCGGGCGCGGCTGTACGAGCGCTCCGGCCAGCGCCGGCACGCCCTCGACCAGCTGCGCATCGGCACGCTCGGCCGCCTCGCCCGGCTGGCCGGCCTCTCGTCGACGTCGTCGGTCGACGAGGTGATCGACCGCGTCGCCGGCCTGGTCGGGGCAGATCCCCGCGGGCTCCGGCACGTGCTGGTCGACGCGGACCCTGCCGACGACGCCGAGCTCGTCCGCCTCAGCGACAGCCTGCTCGACCTCGAGCGGGCGACGGCCAGGGCGGCGGCTCCCTCGTGA
- a CDS encoding DUF58 domain-containing protein — protein MAVTGWFVALVALGVVPIVATGSAWALVGWLVLVLALGGLDVALAASPRLLRIRRELPGPVRLGETTSAELVVVNEGRRTLRGVVRDAWQPSAGASVTRRALVVRPGRAWRATTTLTPFRRGERRAEEVTVRSIGPLRLAGRQAGHAVPGVVRVLPRFSSRRHLPSRLARLRELDGRTSVMIRGQGTEFDSLREYVRGDDVRSIDWRATARRSDLVVRTWRPERDRRVVIVVDSGRTSAARIEDEPRLDTAFESALLLGALASRAGDHVDLVVVDRRVRGRVQGATGAALLSTMVETMAPIEPELVETDWSTVPGLVRSVTTQRSLVVLVTPVDSPGSARSLLAAVPQLSQRHLVVVASVTDPDLAVAAVTRTNRDEVYRAAAAERARLDVARVAAALGQVGADVVSGSPADLPPALADRYLAYKAAGRL, from the coding sequence ATGGCCGTCACCGGATGGTTCGTCGCGCTCGTCGCGCTCGGCGTCGTGCCGATCGTCGCGACGGGCAGCGCCTGGGCGCTCGTCGGCTGGCTCGTGCTCGTGCTCGCCCTCGGGGGGCTGGACGTCGCGCTGGCGGCGTCGCCGCGCCTCCTGCGCATCCGTCGTGAGCTGCCGGGGCCCGTCCGCCTCGGCGAGACGACCTCGGCCGAGCTGGTCGTCGTCAACGAGGGGCGCCGCACGCTGCGCGGAGTCGTCCGTGACGCCTGGCAGCCGTCCGCGGGGGCCTCGGTCACGCGTCGTGCGCTCGTCGTCCGGCCCGGTCGCGCCTGGCGCGCCACCACGACGCTCACGCCGTTCCGACGAGGCGAACGGCGAGCCGAGGAGGTGACCGTCAGGTCGATCGGCCCGCTCCGCCTCGCGGGGCGCCAGGCCGGGCACGCCGTCCCCGGCGTCGTGCGCGTGCTGCCGCGTTTCTCGTCCCGCCGCCACCTCCCGTCCCGTCTCGCCCGCCTCCGTGAGCTCGACGGTCGCACGAGCGTGATGATCCGCGGTCAGGGCACCGAGTTCGACAGCCTGCGCGAGTACGTCAGGGGCGACGACGTGCGCTCGATCGACTGGCGGGCGACGGCCCGCCGCAGCGACCTGGTCGTCCGCACCTGGCGTCCCGAGCGCGACCGTCGCGTGGTGATCGTGGTCGACAGCGGCCGCACCTCGGCTGCGCGCATCGAGGACGAGCCGCGGCTCGACACCGCGTTCGAGTCGGCCCTGCTGCTCGGCGCGCTCGCGTCGCGCGCGGGCGACCACGTCGACCTCGTCGTCGTGGACCGCCGCGTGCGGGGCCGTGTGCAGGGCGCGACCGGAGCCGCGCTGCTGTCGACGATGGTCGAGACGATGGCCCCGATCGAGCCGGAGCTCGTCGAGACCGACTGGTCGACCGTGCCCGGCCTCGTCCGCTCGGTCACCACCCAGCGCTCGCTCGTCGTGCTCGTCACGCCGGTCGACTCCCCCGGCTCCGCTCGCAGCCTGCTCGCCGCCGTGCCGCAGCTCAGCCAGCGTCACCTCGTCGTCGTGGCGTCGGTCACCGATCCCGACCTCGCCGTGGCCGCCGTCACGCGGACGAACCGGGACGAGGTCTACCGCGCCGCCGCCGCGGAGCGCGCCCGGCTCGACGTCGCCCGTGTCGCGGCCGCCCTGGGCCAGGTCGGAGCCGACGTCGTGTCGGGCTCGCCCGCCGACCTGCCGCCGGCGCTGGCCGACCGCTACCTCGCCTACAAGGCCGCCGGCCGCCTCTGA
- the mtrA gene encoding MtrAB system response regulator MtrA yields the protein MTPRILVVDDDPALAEMIGIVLRADEFEPHFCADGDGALDAFHDSSPDLVLLDLMLPGKDGLEVCRAIRAESGVPIIMLTAKGDTVDVVRGLESGADDYVVKPFNPKELVARIRTRLRPPTEPTNDVLTVGDLRLDVAAHEVRRGDAVIALTPLEFELLLALASKPQQVFTREMLLEQVWGYHYKADTRLVNVHVQRLRAKVEHDPDAPRIVTTVRGVGYRAGGGA from the coding sequence ATGACCCCACGCATCCTGGTGGTGGACGACGACCCCGCGCTCGCCGAGATGATCGGCATCGTGCTGAGGGCCGACGAGTTCGAGCCGCACTTCTGCGCCGACGGCGACGGGGCGCTCGACGCGTTCCACGACTCCTCGCCCGACCTGGTGCTGCTCGACCTGATGCTGCCCGGCAAGGACGGCCTCGAGGTCTGTCGGGCGATCCGGGCCGAGAGCGGGGTGCCGATCATCATGCTGACCGCGAAGGGCGACACCGTCGACGTGGTCCGCGGGCTCGAGAGCGGCGCCGACGACTACGTCGTCAAGCCGTTCAACCCGAAAGAGCTCGTGGCGCGCATCCGGACCCGCCTGAGGCCGCCGACCGAGCCGACCAACGACGTGCTCACGGTGGGCGACCTGCGGCTCGACGTGGCGGCGCACGAGGTCCGCCGCGGCGACGCCGTCATCGCGCTGACGCCCCTCGAGTTCGAGCTGCTGCTGGCCCTCGCGTCGAAGCCGCAGCAGGTGTTCACCCGCGAGATGCTGCTCGAGCAGGTCTGGGGCTACCACTACAAGGCCGACACGCGACTCGTCAACGTCCACGTGCAGCGGCTGCGGGCCAAGGTCGAGCACGACCCGGACGCCCCGCGCATCGTCACGACCGTCCGCGGCGTCGGCTACCGCGCCGGCGGCGGGGCCTAG
- a CDS encoding MoxR family ATPase, whose product MTTELQQTFARVRTEVGKAVVAQDGAVTGLIVTLLAQGHALLEGVPGVAKTLLVRALSHATSLETNRVQFTPDLMPGDITGSLVYDAKAGEFEFRPGPVFTNILLADEINRTPPKTQSALLEAMEERQVSVDGVSRPLPQPFLVAATMNPVEHEGTYTLPEAQLDRFLMKLTLDLPPRDAEVEVLTRHAAGFSPRDLRAAGVTPVLGPAELAQAQAEVGRVGASPDVLAYVVDLARATRESASVKIGVSPRGSTALLSASKAWAWLTGFDRITPDHVQAMALPVLRHRLQLRPEAELEGVDADAVLRSVLQQVRVPI is encoded by the coding sequence ATGACCACCGAACTCCAGCAGACCTTCGCCCGAGTGCGCACCGAGGTCGGCAAGGCCGTCGTCGCGCAGGACGGCGCCGTCACCGGCCTGATCGTCACTCTCCTCGCCCAGGGCCACGCCCTGCTCGAGGGCGTCCCCGGCGTCGCCAAGACCCTGCTCGTCCGTGCCCTCAGCCACGCCACGTCGCTCGAGACCAACCGGGTGCAGTTCACGCCCGACCTGATGCCCGGAGACATCACCGGCTCGCTCGTCTACGACGCCAAGGCAGGCGAGTTCGAGTTCCGTCCCGGCCCCGTCTTCACGAACATCCTGCTCGCCGACGAGATCAACCGGACCCCTCCGAAGACGCAGTCGGCGCTGCTCGAGGCGATGGAGGAGCGGCAGGTGTCGGTCGACGGCGTCTCGCGCCCGCTGCCCCAGCCGTTCCTCGTCGCCGCCACGATGAACCCGGTCGAGCACGAGGGCACCTACACGCTGCCCGAGGCGCAGCTCGACCGGTTCCTGATGAAGCTGACCCTCGACCTGCCGCCGCGCGACGCCGAGGTCGAGGTGCTCACCCGCCACGCCGCGGGCTTCTCGCCGCGCGACCTGCGCGCCGCCGGTGTCACCCCCGTGCTCGGGCCGGCCGAGCTCGCGCAGGCGCAGGCCGAGGTCGGCCGGGTCGGCGCCTCCCCCGACGTGCTCGCGTACGTCGTCGACCTGGCCCGCGCCACCCGCGAGAGCGCCTCGGTCAAGATCGGCGTGAGCCCGCGCGGCTCGACCGCCCTGCTGTCGGCGAGCAAGGCCTGGGCCTGGCTGACCGGCTTCGACCGCATCACGCCGGACCACGTCCAGGCGATGGCCCTGCCCGTGCTGCGCCACCGCCTGCAGCTGCGACCGGAGGCCGAGCTCGAGGGCGTCGACGCCGACGCCGTGCTGCGCTCGGTGCTGCAGCAGGTGCGGGTCCCGATCTGA
- a CDS encoding DUF4129 domain-containing protein yields the protein MTPTTTLLAAAPLDPDPDEARRLLLRELTGRDYVAAQPTWLDRAADAFWNWLNGIRFGGVEGAPAVALVLLLVVVVVVLVVVLAVYGVPRLNRRSARGPELFGEGDDRDADRLRRAAAEAAAAGDLVLAVTESFRALARGLVERDVLTTTPGTTARAVGARAGQLFPALADRLASAAESFDGVRYLDRPGSEAAWRDISALDRELELEQLAPAPAPVAAS from the coding sequence GTGACCCCGACGACGACCCTGCTGGCCGCCGCCCCCCTCGACCCCGACCCCGACGAGGCGCGCCGGCTGCTGCTGCGCGAGCTCACGGGTCGCGACTACGTCGCGGCGCAGCCCACCTGGCTCGACCGTGCGGCCGACGCCTTCTGGAACTGGCTGAACGGAATCCGCTTCGGCGGCGTCGAGGGCGCGCCCGCCGTGGCCCTCGTGCTGCTGCTCGTGGTCGTGGTCGTCGTCCTCGTGGTGGTGCTCGCGGTCTACGGGGTGCCCCGGCTGAACCGGCGCTCCGCCCGCGGGCCCGAGCTGTTCGGCGAGGGCGACGACCGCGACGCGGACCGCCTCCGCCGGGCAGCCGCCGAGGCCGCTGCCGCCGGCGACCTCGTGCTCGCAGTGACCGAGTCGTTCCGCGCCCTGGCCCGGGGCCTCGTCGAGCGTGACGTGCTCACGACGACGCCGGGCACGACCGCCCGCGCGGTGGGCGCCAGGGCCGGGCAGCTCTTCCCCGCGCTGGCCGACCGGCTGGCGTCTGCCGCCGAGAGCTTCGACGGCGTGCGCTACCTCGACCGGCCCGGCTCCGAGGCCGCCTGGCGCGACATCAGCGCCCTCGACCGCGAGCTCGAGCTCGAGCAGCTCGCCCCCGCGCCCGCCCCCGTGGCCGCCTCGTGA